A window of Phenylobacterium sp. NIBR 498073 genomic DNA:
ACGAGGCGACCCACCGGCGGCTGTTCGGCCGCTTCCAACAAGCCGACGGCTCGATCACCCGGCAGTACGGCGGCACCGGGCTGGGCCTGGCGATTTCACGCTCGCTGGCCGAGGCGATGGGCGGGGAGCTGAGCGCCAGCGCCGTCGCCGGTCGGGGCGCGACGTTCGTCCTGGCCCTCGAACTGCCGCGACGCCACGGGGCGGTGGAGATGTGGGGCGAGCACGAGCACGCCGCCGGCGAGGAGGCCGAGCTCGACGCCATGCGGGTGCTGCTGGCCGAGGACCACCCGACCAACCGCCGGGTCGTGGAACTGATCCTGGGCGCGGCGGGGGTCGACCTGATCTCGGTCGAGAACGGCGCCGAGGCGGTGGACGAGGCCGCTCGCGGCTCGTTCGACCTGATCCTGATGGACATGCAGATGCCTGTGATGGACGGGCTGACGGCGATCTCGGCGATCCGCCGCCGCGAGGCGCGCGCGGGCCGGCGCACGCCGATCTTCACCCTGACGGCCAACGCCATGCCCGAGCACGCCGAGGCCTCGGCGCGGGCCGGCGCCGACGGCCACGTGACCAAGCCGATCACCGCCGAACGGCTGCTGCACGTGGTCGAACAGGTCTGGGCCGAGAAGGCGGCGCGGACCGCCCAGGACACCAACGTCGTGGCGCTACGCGCCTAGCGGGCGAAGATGCCCATCAGCTGCGGGCGGGCGAACACCGCCGGCGCCGCCTTCTGAGTGACGTCGGGCAGCCAGAAGGTCAGCTCCGAGCCCGCGTTCAGGGTGGCGTTCAGCATCTGGGCGGCGATGGCCGCGTCCACCGGCCGGATCGAGCCTTCGACGATGCCGTCGGAGATCATCGAGGCGAAGCGGTCCGACACCCGGTCCGAATGGGCGACCTGTTCGATGCGGATCTCCTCGGGCAGGGCCGAGAGCGCCGAGACCCGCAGCAGCGGGCCGTACTGCGACAGCTGGAATTCGGCCAGCGCCGCCGCGGCGCTGGAGATCCGCAGCCACTGGTCGCCGTCCAGCGCCATGGCCAGCCGCTGCACCCGGCGCATCACCTCGAAGGTGCGATCGAAGCAGGCCACCACCAGGTCGTCCTTGGCGTCGTTGTGGTGGTAGAACGAGCCCTTGGTAACGTTCAGCGCCTCGGAGATCTTGTTGACCGAAGCGCCGCGATAGCCGCGCGAGTTGATCAGCCGCGTCGCCGCCAGCAGGAACGTCTCGCGGCTCATCTCCGCGCCCTCGCCGGCCGCCAGCTCGGCCAGCGGCACCGAGGCCGGAGCCCAGGCCGCGCCGTCGGCCGCGAGCCCGCCGACCAAGATGTCGAACATCCGCTCGCGCACCCGGGCGTAGTCCTCGGGATCGTACTTGTGCAGCCAGGCCCCGGCCCAGAACAGTTGGGCCAGCAGCATGTGGGTGCGCGCGGTGCGGCGGCCGCGGTTCAGCCAGGCCAGCTCAGGCGCTTCGAACAGGGTGCGCACCTTGCGGAACACCTTGGCGAAGGCCTCAATCACCGCGGCGCGATGCGGGTCCTTCAGCGCCCGCACGTCGGCCAGGGTCGGCATCGGCGCCCCCTCGCCGACGGCCATCAGGCGCACGCGCTCGAAATAGAGCTCCAGCAGCTTGTGCAGCCGCTCAGTCGGGGTCGGCTCGGCGACCGCAGCCTCGGCCGCCTCCTGCAGCCAGCCGATGCCCCGCATCATGCAGGCCGCCGCCAGGTCGTCCTTGCGCTTGAAGTAGTAGGTGACGCTGGTGGTCGACAGGCCGACGGCGGCGGCGGCGTCGGCCAGGGTCAGCCCCTTCACGCCGCGCTGGTTGAGCAGGACCGTGGAGGCGTCAAGGATCGCGTCGCGCTTCTTGCGGAAGCGGTCCGTCGCCCGCACGCCCTTTCGTTCCGCCATTCGAGCCCCTGTCGCGCCTGGCACCGTCCCCGCCCTGTCTATCGCAAGCCCCTTGCCGCGCAAGGCGTCAGCCTGACGCGAACGGGTACGGCGAGATCGACTTGGTGAAGTCGTCGACCATCAGCGTCCGGTTGATCGGCTCGGCCGCCCGTTGCGGACAGGCCGCCCGCTCGCAGATCCGGCAGGCGGGACCGATGGCCGTCGCCACCGGATCGCGCAGGTCGATGCCGCGCGAATAGACCAGCCGCTCGGCGAACTTCAGCTCGCAGCCCATGCCGATGGCCAGTTCGGTGTCGCCCTCCGAATAGGGCGTGGCGAAGCGGCTGACCGTGCGCGACAGGGTGAAGTAGCGCTGGCCGTCGGGGGTCTCGACGATCTGGGTGGCGATCCTGCCGGGGGTGCGGAAACTGGTATGGATGTTCCAGCGCGGGCAGGTGCCGCCGAAGCGCGAGAACGGGAAGGTCGCGCCGGCGAACCGCTTGGAGATGTTGCCGGCTGAATCCACCCGCAGCATGAAGAACGGCACGCCGCGCGCGCCCGGCCGCGCCAGGGTGGTCAGCCGGTGGCAGGCCTGCTCGAACGACACCCCGAAGCGGGCGCGAACCAGCTCGATGTCGTAGGCGCTGCGCTCGGCCGCCTCGTGGAAGGCGGCGTAGGGCATCATCACCGCCGCCGCCAGATAGTTGGTCAGCGACACCTTCAGCAGGCCGCGGGTCGAACGGTCGGGCGGCCCCGAGCGGTCGACCAGCGCGTCGAGCAGCGGCCCGTATTCGAGCAGCGCCAGCTGGTAGGCCTGGGCGAAGGCGCGTCCCTCGGCGGTCAGGGCCTCGGACAGGAACAGGCGCTTGCGGTGGTGGTCGTAGCGGCGGACCGACTCCGGCAGCACCTCGACCGGCACCACGCGGACCGAGATGCCGTGCCGCCCCGAAAGCCGCTCGCGCGCGGCCAAGGCGAAGTCGAGCGGCTCGCAGGTGAGGTCGGCGGTGAGCGCGTCGGCCGCCTCCTCCAGCTCGGCGAAGTAGTTCTTCTGGGCCTGGAAGAAGTCGCGCACCCAGTCCGAGGGCAGCACCGAGGGCCCGGTCCCCGCGCCCTCCTCCGGACGGCCGATGGCCCCGAGATCGGTCAGCCGGCGCTGGTCGAGATAGGCGCGGTAGAGACGGACGATCGCCTCTGACACGCCGGGCGCGCTTTCGGCGACCTCGGCGATCTCATGGCGGGCGACGCCGAGGTCGCGGAACATCTGGTCGGAGAACACCTCGGACAGGCCCGTGGCCCCGCCGTCCTCCGGGTCGGTCGCCAGGCTCTTGAGATCCAGGTCGTAGGCCTCGGCCAGGCGCAGCAGCACCTGGGCGGTGACTGGCCGCTGGTTGCGCTCGAGCAGGTTCAGATAGCTGGGCGAGACGCCGAGGTCCTCGGCCATCCGCGTCTGGGTGAGACCCAGGTCCCGGCGCAGGCGCTTGAGGCGCGCGCCTAGGAACAGCTTCCGGTCGGTGGTGGTCACGGCCATCTTGTCGACTTGTCACAGATTTACATCATTTACAAGGTTGCGCCGTGACAAGTGAGCCTTGTTGCACAAGGCGGCCCCTTCGCCGCCAGACCGCCAACGGCTAGGTTTGATCGACGGCTCGTTCAGACGGGCCGGCGAGATCGGTTTTCACAAGACTCAGTTCCGGCGCGAGCCGGGGGAGCAAGAGACCATGACCAAGGAACGGTTCTGGGTTGTCGGCGGGGAGTACAGCTGCCTCGCCTTCACCAAGCTGAAGAACGGCGCGCCCCAGGTGCTGGGGCCGTACGAGAGCCGCGACGAAGCCAAGCAGGCGTGGGCGAAGGTGTCCGAAGAGACCCGCAGCCAGGCCACCATGCGCTTCGCCATCGCCTCCGAGCAGCTCGTACTGCCGGCCTAGGGCCATCCTTGAGTCACGGGACCTCGCGTCCAGTTGTCTCTCCTTGAGCCCGTCCCGTTCTTCGGGGTGGGGCGGGCTCACTTTTTGAGTTCTTGCCGCGGCGGCCAGCCCCGCGGACACGGCATCCGGGACCTCCGAAAGGGGGGCGGATAGGGTGACGGGCGGGGAAGCTTGTATTCGGTCGCTTCCCTGCCCCGATCACCACCGGCGCGCATCCGGCGCACACGAAAAAGGGCGTCCCTCGCGGGACGCCCTTTCGCGTTGGATGCTCGGCCGCGGGCCTACTTCTTGACCCAGGCGCCGCCGGCGTCCTGGTAGAAGTCGCCCGGACGCAGCTTGCCCTGAACCACGGTGCGGAAGGCCGAGGCGCCGGCCGCCGTAGGACTGACGCCGTTCTGCGTCGCGGCCTGGGCGTAGAGCTGGCGGCGGCCGGCGTTGATCTCGGCCACGGCGGCGCGGACGTCGGCGCTGGCCGCGCCGGCGTTGACGAAGCCGAGGAAGCCGTCGTTCTGCTCGCCGACCACCCCCTGGGCCTTGGCCGCATCGACCGCGGCCTTGGCGGCCGCCGGATCGGCATGGGCCGCGCCGGCCAGCGAGAGCGTCACGACCACGGCGGCCACAGGCGCCATCAGATTGCGAAAGGTCATGCTCATTCCCCTTAGAACAGGTTCGGATTCTGCTTGATCAGCGCCTTGACGTCGTCGTCCAGGCGCAGCCGGACATCGGCGTCCAGCTTGGCGTAGATCGAGATCGGCGCCACCTCGACCCGCACGGTCGGCGTGCAGGCGCTGGTTAGGGCCGCTCCGGCCAGGACCGCCACGGCTGGCAGGGTTCTCATCATATGGTGGTCTCCAAATTCACAGCCAAGGTGGATCATTCCGGCTGAACGGCTTGTGAACCGCGCAACGCCTGATACTCGCCGAAGTCCTTCAGGATCTGATCGAGATTCAAGCTGGTATCCAGCGTCAAGTCGACCTTGGTGCCCGACGGCAGCGGCAGCGACCGGTTGAGGAAGTTGCGGCGGATCAGGTCCATCAGGGTCAGGCGGATTTCCTGCTTCTGCGGCGGGGTGTGCTCGCCCTTCAGCCGCATGAGCACGCCCAGCCGCCCGTTCTCCAGGCTGTTGACCTCGGCGTCGAGGGTGTCGAAGGCCAGATGCTCCATGGCCTGATAGGCGAACTCGCTGAAGGCGTTGACCTCGCCAGTCTCAGTCGCGACCGGCGCGACCGGAACCGTCGGCGCGCCTTCGACCGCCGCGCCGACCACCTCGCCGCCCTGCGCCGCCACCGGCACCAGCGCCTCGCGCAGGATCGACAGCCGGCCCGGCTCGATGGCGCGCAGGCGCCCGGCGGCGACCCGCACGCCCTCCGGACGCACCTCGAACGGCACCCTGCCGGTCAGCCGCGCCTCC
This region includes:
- a CDS encoding TetR/AcrR family transcriptional regulator — protein: MAERKGVRATDRFRKKRDAILDASTVLLNQRGVKGLTLADAAAAVGLSTTSVTYYFKRKDDLAAACMMRGIGWLQEAAEAAVAEPTPTERLHKLLELYFERVRLMAVGEGAPMPTLADVRALKDPHRAAVIEAFAKVFRKVRTLFEAPELAWLNRGRRTARTHMLLAQLFWAGAWLHKYDPEDYARVRERMFDILVGGLAADGAAWAPASVPLAELAAGEGAEMSRETFLLAATRLINSRGYRGASVNKISEALNVTKGSFYHHNDAKDDLVVACFDRTFEVMRRVQRLAMALDGDQWLRISSAAAALAEFQLSQYGPLLRVSALSALPEEIRIEQVAHSDRVSDRFASMISDGIVEGSIRPVDAAIAAQMLNATLNAGSELTFWLPDVTQKAAPAVFARPQLMGIFAR
- a CDS encoding short-chain fatty acyl-CoA regulator family protein; protein product: MAVTTTDRKLFLGARLKRLRRDLGLTQTRMAEDLGVSPSYLNLLERNQRPVTAQVLLRLAEAYDLDLKSLATDPEDGGATGLSEVFSDQMFRDLGVARHEIAEVAESAPGVSEAIVRLYRAYLDQRRLTDLGAIGRPEEGAGTGPSVLPSDWVRDFFQAQKNYFAELEEAADALTADLTCEPLDFALAARERLSGRHGISVRVVPVEVLPESVRRYDHHRKRLFLSEALTAEGRAFAQAYQLALLEYGPLLDALVDRSGPPDRSTRGLLKVSLTNYLAAAVMMPYAAFHEAAERSAYDIELVRARFGVSFEQACHRLTTLARPGARGVPFFMLRVDSAGNISKRFAGATFPFSRFGGTCPRWNIHTSFRTPGRIATQIVETPDGQRYFTLSRTVSRFATPYSEGDTELAIGMGCELKFAERLVYSRGIDLRDPVATAIGPACRICERAACPQRAAEPINRTLMVDDFTKSISPYPFASG
- a CDS encoding YdbL family protein, which encodes MTFRNLMAPVAAVVVTLSLAGAAHADPAAAKAAVDAAKAQGVVGEQNDGFLGFVNAGAASADVRAAVAEINAGRRQLYAQAATQNGVSPTAAGASAFRTVVQGKLRPGDFYQDAGGAWVKK
- a CDS encoding YnbE family lipoprotein is translated as MMRTLPAVAVLAGAALTSACTPTVRVEVAPISIYAKLDADVRLRLDDDVKALIKQNPNLF